CGACAATGGGATTGGGGTATCGTATGGAAAAATACGGCTCTGGCGACGGCGGAATTTGCAAACGCAGATATGACATGCTGTGTGCATAAACAACAAACTCACCGAGGTGGGGATAACTCACGCGATATTTTTGCAACGCCGCCGGAATCTTTTCGCCGGACGCTTGCAACAGTGGCGCTGAAAGCAAAAGATACTCGGGGCTGGGAACATCATTCTTCAAAAGCCGGTGGGCAACGATCACGTCTTTGCCGATAAGTTTGAAGCGGCCTTTTATCTTGATCAGCGCTATCTCGCCGTGGTGCGCTATGATTTTCAACGTCAGCTTCCCAACATTCTGACAAGCGCCACATTTGCATACGGTGTCGCGTTTGATTTGCTGAAGATGCTCATGAAATTTCAGATAGAAGATTTCAGCTTGCCTTTGTAAAGCCAGCAGAGAGGGCGGCGACCCAAAACGATAGAACAGTACGGCATCGCCCTCGATCTCGGAAACCACAAATCCAAGAATATTGGCATCCAAGATGATTTCCAGCAGTTCTGCGATGATATGTTGACTGTGTGAAAGTTCCACTCCCGAAACGAATTCGCTAAAGCCGCTAATGTCAGGAATAAGTAAAGTCCCGGTGTTCTCGTTTGCAGACCTCAATTGTTTCCATCCTTCCTGTCGATAGAGCGCTTTCAACTCTCTATTCTTAAACTCTCCGGTTTGAGAATGGTGAGTGATTTTGCCGTAAAGTCGATGACACCCTCTTTGCGAAGCTCATTCAGAATCGTAGCCACGGTTTGCCGGCTGGCGCCGGTCATGTGAGCGATTTCATCCTGGGAAAGAAACTTGGGAACGGTAATCCGCCGGTCTTTGATTTTGCCGAAGGATTCCGCAAAGCGCAGCAGAAAAGCCATAATCCGATCGCGCACACTTTTGAAAATCAGGTCTTCAACTTTGGCTTCCACTTTGCGCAGCTTCAGGCCAATCAGTTTGAGCATGCGTAGATTGAGATCGGCATTTTTCTTGAGAAATT
This sequence is a window from Cytophagia bacterium CHB2. Protein-coding genes within it:
- a CDS encoding DUF2652 domain-containing protein gives rise to the protein MELSHSQHIIAELLEIILDANILGFVVSEIEGDAVLFYRFGSPPSLLALQRQAEIFYLKFHEHLQQIKRDTVCKCGACQNVGKLTLKIIAHHGEIALIKIKGRFKLIGKDVIVAHRLLKNDVPSPEYLLLSAPLLQASGEKIPAALQKYRVSYPHLGEFVVYAHSMSYLRLQIPPSPEPYFSIRYPNPIVVAKKVEAPMEIVHSLLFNFEKMPEWNPGLIKVEYDSNKPMRLGRSHTCVFEASSAEITLARVVAKKNEVIVTNRIKFAAPILHSSAVYHLRQKTGRTHLQFIFSYKPYPLVGWLLDKMVRPRLARMFEENCEGLKRVAEEMSPSFKSTQSFVS